From the Methanophagales archaeon genome, the window CTTACTCACACCAAATGGCTGGATAAACTGCTCTTCATTTGGGGATGCAAATGGAAGAGTTTATTATGACTGGATACCTGCTATAAAGCTAAAATAATAGTTCCTTGGTTAATCTTTCTTGCTTGCGACACAGCAATCTATAATCTATAACTTATAACTACAAACTATAAGAATAATGTCGAAGGTGGTAATTATGTCCATGTTCCCAGAGCTAAGAATGAGGCGTTTAAGAAGCTTGAAACTGATAAAAGAGACACGGCTCAGTAAGGATGAGCTGATCTTACCACTGTTCATTGATGATAATATAGCCAGTGGTAAGAAGCCAATAGAATCCATGCCCGGACAGTATAGGTTCTCGATAGAGGAGTCAGTGAATGAGGTTGCGGTAGCTCGCTCGCTGGGTATAAAATCCGTTCTCCTGTTCGGAATACCGGCGAAGAAGGACGAGGTCGGGAGTGAATCATATAACAAGAACGGAGTGATCCAGCGTGCAGTGAGGCAAATAAGGGCAGAAGTGGGTGACGATGTGGTCATCATAACAGATTTATGCCTCTGTGAGTATACCACGCATGGACATTGCGGTCTGGTAGAGAATGGTAAGGTGAAGAATGACCCGACACTGGAGGTACTGGGCAGAATAGCAGTAAGCCAGGCGGAGGCAGGCGCCGACATCGTTGCGCCTTCCGGGATGATGGACGGTATGGTAATGGCGATAAGGAAAGCGCTCGATGAAAAAGGCTTTATTGATACTGCGATCATGTCCTATGCAGCGAAATACAATTCTGCACTCTATGGTCCATTTCGTGAGGCTGCGGATTCGGGCTATAAGTTCGGTGATCGTAGCAGCTATCAGATGGAATGCGCCAATGCGCGTGAAGCGCTCCATGAGGTAGAACTCGATATAAATGAGGGTGCAGACATCGTAATGGTGAAGCCAGCGCTATTCTATCTCGATATCATCTCACGGGTGCGCACTCGATTCGACAATGTGCCGCTGGCTGCATATAATGTCAGTGGTGAATACACAATGATGATGGCGGCATCGGAGAAGGGCTACTTGAAGAAGAACGAGGTGATGATGGAGGGATTAACAGCGATAAAGAGAGCGGGTGCTGACCTGATAATCACATATTACGCAAAAGAAGCCGCAAAGCTCTTATAAGGTTATAAAATTTATAGGTTCACCTGTGCCTCTGTCAGTGCCAGTGCCCCTATCGGGCAGATATTAACACAGGCTTTACAGGCTACACACTCCTCCTCCCTTATCTCTACCCACATGCCCACCAAATTTATTGCTTCCGTGGGGCAGACCGTTGCACAGGCGCCACAGTACCCACAACGATACCGGTCTATATCAATCTTCACCTTTTTGTTATCCCGTTCCATTTATATCCATCACTCCTCCTCTTTAAATATCTGACCTTCAAATACGCTCACTTCGGTACCTTCCTCCAGCCATGCATCCTGTGGTAAGCCTGCTTTCCAGCATGTCTCACATAAAAACTCCTCCGCTGTCCAGTTATATTCAGTAGCAACCTGAGGTAGCAATAGCCCCTGGTGTATGCCTCTCTTTATTATCAACCCATGCTTACCCACCACTATATGTTTGGGCAGGTCCTTTGGCTTCACTTTCAACACCCTCGGAGTTGTCAATACCGTCAGCTCGATTGTTAT encodes:
- the hemB gene encoding porphobilinogen synthase — its product is MFPELRMRRLRSLKLIKETRLSKDELILPLFIDDNIASGKKPIESMPGQYRFSIEESVNEVAVARSLGIKSVLLFGIPAKKDEVGSESYNKNGVIQRAVRQIRAEVGDDVVIITDLCLCEYTTHGHCGLVENGKVKNDPTLEVLGRIAVSQAEAGADIVAPSGMMDGMVMAIRKALDEKGFIDTAIMSYAAKYNSALYGPFREAADSGYKFGDRSSYQMECANAREALHEVELDINEGADIVMVKPALFYLDIISRVRTRFDNVPLAAYNVSGEYTMMMAASEKGYLKKNEVMMEGLTAIKRAGADLIITYYAKEAAKLL
- a CDS encoding 4Fe-4S binding protein, whose protein sequence is MERDNKKVKIDIDRYRCGYCGACATVCPTEAINLVGMWVEIREEECVACKACVNICPIGALALTEAQVNL